A portion of the Betta splendens chromosome 2, fBetSpl5.4, whole genome shotgun sequence genome contains these proteins:
- the LOC129603781 gene encoding protein NYNRIN-like isoform X1, translating into MQTSSSSTSCLTWTSEAEQAFTDLKRALQSAPTLGLPDPTRPFTQTVDEKSGCMTSVLLQDHGGRPRPVAYFSAKLDPVAAGLPRCLRAVAAAEKAVLASRDIVGYSDVTLLVPHAVSLILLEQKTSHLSTARWLRYNTILLDMPNITVKRCNVLNPATLFPGPDDGEPHNCVSVLNQVCTPRPDLSEVPIPNCDLVLFVDGSASRDPASGRCQVGYAVCTSHTVLQSGPLPGHYSAQAAELIALTEACKLAEGKSATIYTDSRYAFGVTHDFGALWKHRKFLKSDGKPILHHDKVADLLDAILLSAAIAVCKCPAHTGGTDPISAGNARADAAAKAAARLPLPLAPCLLSSTSTQPPSPPSALPDLQTFSTPQERKLWLTNGATSSHGVWYGPDGKPCLPKHFFPHFAKLTHGLDHVSKGGMLDALTKHWYTKGFSIYAQKYCEACMTCAQHNPGKTTAKPLAAHPPPEQAFDHLMLDFIELTPAEGKKYCLVIVDMWSKWVEAFPAKHANSHAVTKALLTEIIPRWGIPSKISSDNGSHFANQALEEVGKFLNIDIRKDCSYHPQSGGAVERENGTLKNKLAKCCSETGLKWTQALPIVLSYMRMRRRMRTNLSPYEILFGRPPMMGLHTETETRILPPTEMCEDAMLQYCKNLSSVLSQISKQVKAALPKQATEPLHIIQPGDWVIIKELRRKHWNSKRWQGPFQVLLTTHTAVKITERATWINSIQEGPGSDRRPSIYTTRENHH; encoded by the coding sequence atgcagacgtcttcatcgtccacttcttgtctcacgtggacgtctgaggctgaacaggcgttcaccgacctcaaacgtgctcttcagtcggctcctactttgggtctacctgaccctacgcgacctttcacccaaacagtggatgagaaatcaggttgtatgacctctgtccttctacaggatcacggaggacgtccgcgccctgtagcctatttctctgctaagcttgacccagtcgctgcggggctcccacgatgcctccgagcagtggctgcggcagagaaagccgtgctggcatcacgtgacattgttgggtattctgatgtcaccctgctggttcctcatgccgtgtctttgatccttttggaacaaaaaacatcacatctttctacagcccgatggcttagatacaacaccatcttactggacatgccaaacatcactgtcaaaaggtgcaatgtgcttaacccagccactttgtttccaggccctgacgatggcgagcctcacaactgtgtttcggtgttgaaccaggtctgcactccgcgcccagatctgtcggaggtgccaattcctaactgtgacctcgttctctttgttgatggctccgcctctagagaccctgcttcgggccgctgtcaggttggatatgcagtctgcacctctcatactgttttacagtctggccctttgccaggacattactctgctcaggctgcggagttgatcgcactgaccgaagcctgtaaattggctgaagggaagtctgctactatctacacagactccagatacgcttttggcgttacgcatgactttggtgctctgtggaaacacagaaagtttttgaaatctgatggcaaacctatcttgcatcatgataaggttgctgatctgctcgacgcaattctgttatcggctgcaattgctgtatgtaagtgtcccgcacacactgggggcactgatcccatctctgctggaaacgcacgcgctgatgctgctgcgaaggcagctgcccgacttccccttcctcttgctccctgcctcttatcctccacctctacccaacctccctctcctccctctgctctgcctgatcttcagacattctctaccccacaggaacgcaagctctggctgacgaatggcgccaccagtagccatggcgtttggtatgggcccgacggcaaaccttgcctacctaaacactttttccctcatttcgcgaagttgacacatggattagaccatgtatcaaaggggggaatgttagatgctcttacaaaacattggtacactaagggattttcaatctatgcgcaaaaatactgtgaagcgtgtatgacatgcgcccaacacaacccaggtaagacgactgccaaaccactggcagctcacccaccaccggaacaggcgtttgaccatttaatgctggacttcatcgaactaacgccggcagaaggtaaaaagtattgtttagtgattgttgatatgtggtcaaaatgggtggaggccttcccagctaaacatgctaacagccatgcagttaccaaagccttgctgacagaaataattcccagatgggggattccatctaaaatcagcagtgacaacggctcacattttgcaaaccaagccctcgaggaagtgggaaagtttctgaacatcgacatcagaaaggactgctcttaccacccccaaagcggaggggcggtagagagagagaatggcactttgaaaaacaaactggctaaatgctgctcagagactggtctcaagtggactcaggctcttcccattgtgctctcatacatgagaatgaggagaaggatgagaacaaacctcagcccgtatgagatcctatttggtagacctcctatgatgggactccacactgagactgagactaggattttaccacctactgaaatgtgcgaagacgcaatgctacagtactgtaagaacttatcctctgttctgtcccaaatctccaaacaggtgaaagcggctctgcccaaacaggcgacagaaccactgcacatcattcaaccaggagactgggtgatcattaaggagcttcgcaggaagcactggaactcaaagcggtggcaaggtcccttccaagtccttctgacgacccacacggctgtgaagatcacagaaagagcgacttggatcaactccatccaggaaggtcccggatccgacagacgaccctccatctacaccacacgagaaaaccaccactga
- the LOC129603781 gene encoding uncharacterized protein LOC129603781 isoform X2, with amino-acid sequence MQTSSSSTSCLTWTSEAEQAFTDLKRALQSAPTLGLPDPTRPFTQTVDEKSGCMTSVLLQDHGGRPRPVAYFSAKLDPVAAGLPRCLRAVAAAEKAVLASRDIVGYSDVTLLVPHAVSLILLEQKTSHLSTARWLRYNTILLDMPNITVKRCNVLNPATLFPGPDDGEPHNCVSVLNQVCTPRPDLSEVPIPNCDLVLFVDGSASRDPASGRCQVKAALPKQATEPLHIIQPGDWVIIKELRRKHWNSKRWQGPFQVLLTTHTAVKITERATWINSIQEGPGSDRRPSIYTTRENHH; translated from the exons atgcagacgtcttcatcgtccacttcttgtctcacgtggacgtctgaggctgaacaggcgttcaccgacctcaaacgtgctcttcagtcggctcctactttgggtctacctgaccctacgcgacctttcacccaaacagtggatgagaaatcaggttgtatgacctctgtccttctacaggatcacggaggacgtccgcgccctgtagcctatttctctgctaagcttgacccagtcgctgcggggctcccacgatgcctccgagcagtggctgcggcagagaaagccgtgctggcatcacgtgacattgttgggtattctgatgtcaccctgctggttcctcatgccgtgtctttgatccttttggaacaaaaaacatcacatctttctacagcccgatggcttagatacaacaccatcttactggacatgccaaacatcactgtcaaaaggtgcaatgtgcttaacccagccactttgtttccaggccctgacgatggcgagcctcacaactgtgtttcggtgttgaaccaggtctgcactccgcgcccagatctgtcggaggtgccaattcctaactgtgacctcgttctctttgttgatggctccgcctctagagaccctgcttcgggccgctgtcag gtgaaagcggctctgcccaaacaggcgacagaaccactgcacatcattcaaccaggagactgggtgatcattaaggagcttcgcaggaagcactggaactcaaagcggtggcaaggtcccttccaagtccttctgacgacccacacggctgtgaagatcacagaaagagcgacttggatcaactccatccaggaaggtcccggatccgacagacgaccctccatctacaccacacgagaaaaccaccactga
- the LOC114850823 gene encoding gap junction Cx32.2 protein-like, whose translation MLPVLLLVRLVILGAAAHTAWGDDDKFECNSRMPGCKEICYDQLTPLAATRLWTLQLLLVLCPGLVFLCYLLHLINQDNQVKKADGKVKGHALGLYQACMVSVILIEVVFVLIQPLLYGFWVRVNYSCSRFPCSHQVDCFVPRSGQKTSFLFIMFIASCVSLLLSAVELICVMVRNKQQHGANVVQSGSEVTEDPSFLEQLLSLWHCHSSLLGKTSLPVLQLIRVVMVGAAVQPVWDKEFTGFVCDTQQPGCTYAAFSHIFSLSLHQYWTLQVVLILAPGLIFLCYLVHVIMQNKKCDQGAQVKGHVLRAYLGLLSAGVLLEESLDSARCSKVQY comes from the exons ATGCTTCCTGTGCTCCTGCTGGTCAGACTGGTGATactgggagctgcagcacatACGGCCTGGGGGGATGATGACAAGTTTGAGTGTAATTCTAGAATGCCAGGCTGTAAAGAGATCTGTTACGATCAGCTCACACCTTTGGCTGCTACACGTTTGTGGACACTACAG CTGCTTTTAGTTTTGTGTCCGGGTCTAGTTTTCCTCTGCTACTTGCTCCACTTGATCAACCAGGACAATCAG GTAAAGAAGGCTGATggtaaggtcaaaggtcacgctcTGGGCTTGTACCAGGCCTGCATGGTGTCTGTGATACTGATagag gttgtgtttgtattgatACAGCCACTACTCTACGGCTTCTGGGTGCGTGTGAACTACAGCTGTTCAAGGTTTCCATGTTCCCACCAAGTCGACTGTTTTGTTCCTCGTTCGGGGCAAAAGACCAGTTTCCTCTTCATCATGTTCATCGCGtcctgcgtttctctgctgctgagcgCCGTGGAGCTGATTTGTGTGATGGTGAGGAACAAGCAGCAGCACGGAGCGAACGTCGTTCAgtcggggtcagaggtcacagaggatCCAAGCttcctggagcagctgctgagcctgtGGCACTGTCACTCCAGCCTCTTAG GTAAAACAAGCCTCCCAGTGTTGCAGCTGATCCGTGTGGTTATGGTGGGAGCAGCGGTGCAGCCGGTCTGGGACAAAGAGTTCACAGGATTTGTTTGTGACACTCAACAACCAGGCTGCACTTACGCTGCATTCAGTCACAtcttctctttgtctttgcaTCAGTACTGGACTCTGCAG GTGGTTCTGATTTTGGCTCCTGGTCTGATTTTTCTTTGCTACTTGGTTCATGTCATCATGCAGAATAAAAAG TGCGACCAAGGAGCTCAGGTTAAAGGTCACGTCCTCAGGGCTTATCTGGGTCTCCTGTCAGCAGGtgttctgctggaggagagtctGGACTCAGCAAGATGTTCAAAAGTCCAATACTAA